In the genome of Candidatus Hydrogenedentota bacterium, the window CCCCTACGTTTCTCCTTATGCCTCCGAGGCCGGCTCGGAAGTGGCGCTGGTGACCTCCATTGCCAAACTTCAGGCGGCGGGTGTCCTGCCCGACGGTTCCAGCGCGGGCATCCCCTACAGCACCATTTATGACTATTTCAAAGAGTTCATCGGCGAAATCGTGGTCGCGGCCGGCGAGTCCAACGGGAGCTCCTATGTGCGGTTGGCCATGGCCAATCCCGCAGGTTCCGCAATCGCCCCCGCCGACTCCCTCAAGATGCACAACCTCTTCCCGGCGGACGCCCCGGTGATGTTCAATCTTCGGAATGACGCCAAACTGATGCAGACCCTCCGTCCCCTGCTCACCTCCATTCCGGGACTGGGCCAGGGCGCCATGTACATCTCCCTCGTTTCCAGCATGCTGGGCAGCGAAATCGGCCTTGCCCTGACGGGTGTCACCAACAACATTCCCGACGGTCTCATCGCCGCCACCATCTCCAACCCCGCCAGCATCAAGGGGCTCATGGGCATGGCCGGCGTGAAGGACGGCCCCAAGGAGCAAATCAACGGCGCCGACATCTACGCACTGGAGAACATCCGCGAGGGTCTCAGCGTTTATATCGCCACCCTGGACACCAATCTACTGGTCAGCACCAATCTCGACACGGTCAAGAAAGCACTGGAAAAGGTCTCCCCCGAAGGCATCAAAGAAGGCGGAAGTCCTGTGGACACCGCCGTTCTTTCAACGGGCAACAACGGCTTCCTTGTCTTGAACGGTTCAAAGCTGGACACTTCCAAGCTGGGTGGCGTGTCGCTTCCTGCAGGCCTTGATTTTTCTGACATTAATGTCTTGGCCACCTTGGGAAGCAAAGGCAACTGGAATGAGTTGCGTCTCAGCACTCCCAACAGCATGCAGGACATTGCGGGTGTGGCTGCCGGAATTGTTAATTAACCCTTTTATACTTTAATTATTACTTAAACGGAAATATCCCCAGTACTACCGGGGATATTTCCATGTTTTTTTATTGTTTCAATAATTACTTGGATAATTTACCCGTATTTTCATAATATATTTTGTATATTGCGGTATCTAGGGCTGGCCCATAAGTCACCAGTCCCCCATAAGGTTATTTTGGCTTGAATGTCGCTTCGGCCCACTTTAAGCCTTAAGAATAGTTGTCTGTTTAATCGTTTTTTTTTGCTAAACATTAACTGTGGAGATGAATGAAACAACAGTCATCAACTTTGCCCTCACTTCTCTTATTGCAAAACAAAACCATTCTCATAACATTAACAAGATATCCATACGAATCAGGCAGGTATCTATTGCTGTTCCATCCTTCTCCATATCAGTTTGCAATTACAACAAAAACAGTAAATATTGTAACGTCTCAAAATAATTAGTGGATTCGCAGTCTGTATTTATTATTATGCCAGTTCAGACCATCAAATCGGACAAACTATGAAATCATTGACAAATCCATTGGTATCTATTGCCGCCCCCGCATTTAATGAGGCTGAATGTCTACGTTCTGTAATTACTGCGTGGGCCAATTTTTTCAGGGAACATGGGATTTCCGGGGAAATTGTTATCTGTAATGATGGGAGCACAGATGGCACAAAAATAGTGCTTGAGACACTATCATCCGAATTGCCCATGCTTCGCACCATCCATTTTGAGAATAATACCGGATATGGCAATGCATTATCTTGTGCAATGGATGCATGCAATGGCACCTACATCCTAACCATGGACTCTGATGGGCAATCGGACATTTCCTCCCTGTCAGAAATGTTGCGAATTGCACAGGAACAAGACCTTGATGCTGTTCTTGGATGTCGCATAAAAAAAGCAGACAACTTCTTGCCTGTTTTTGCCGACAAATGCCTACGGATTGCCGTTTGGCTATTGTTTTTTGCACATGTTAAAGACCCAAACTGTTCAATGAAACTTGTGCGAAGTGATATTCTCCACAAATTTAAACTTGAATCATGTGGTTATTCATTGGCCTCAGAGTTAGTTATTAAATTACTTGTGCACAATGCAAAAGTAATGGACTATTCAACACAAAACTTTAAA includes:
- a CDS encoding glycosyltransferase family 2 protein; this encodes MKSLTNPLVSIAAPAFNEAECLRSVITAWANFFREHGISGEIVICNDGSTDGTKIVLETLSSELPMLRTIHFENNTGYGNALSCAMDACNGTYILTMDSDGQSDISSLSEMLRIAQEQDLDAVLGCRIKKADNFLPVFADKCLRIAVWLLFFAHVKDPNCSMKLVRSDILHKFKLESCGYSLASELVIKLLVHNAKVMDYSTQNFKRKAGKSALNIPKVSLSTLYFFIYLRVRLFLFKHNIIKSF